The Brachyspira hyodysenteriae ATCC 27164 sequence TATGAATATTTTGGAGATGCTATAACAAATATATCACAGCTTAGCGATGATTATATGAATATATATTTTGGAGATACTGTGCCGTATCCTACAGGAGGTATTTTTATAAACTCTTTAGAGCCTTTCCCTACCGATTATGATCAAACATCTAGAGGTTGGTATAAATCTGCAGTGGCTAATAATAAGAAAATTTATATAACAGATCCTTATGTTGATTTTGCTACAAAAAAAATATGTATAACTTTTGCTAAGGCAATATATACAAATAATACTCAGTTAAAAGGTGTAGTTGCTATAGACTTTGGTAAGATGGATGATATAGTTCAAAATACTATATACGAAGAAAATGTTAATTTAGTTACTAAAAATGGTATGTTTATTAACAATACAGATAAAAATAAAGTATTAAGTGAAAATTATAAAATATTTAATGATATTAATTTCCCTAACATTCAGCAATATATTATTGATGGTAAAAATTATACAAATACATATAAAGATAATTGGTATATGGTACAAAAATTAGAAACAGTTCCTTGGAGTATAGTATTAAGCGGAAATTTATCTCAGGTACAAAATCAAATCAAAGCACTTATGTTTATATTATTACTAGTTCTTCTAATAATAATTTTATTGGAAAGTATTTTAGTTGTTATAATAGTTAATCCTATAACTGCTTCTTTAGATCAGGCTATAGCAAATATAAAACTTATGAATGATGGTTACTTCAATAGTACTTTCAATGAAAAAATGCTATCTAAAAAAGATCAGACAGCTGAATTATATAAAAATATAAAAAGCATGCAGGACAATATAGGAAGAATTGTTTATAATTTAAAAGAAAACATAAACAATATAAATTCATCTATTGATACAATACAATATGGAAGTAAAAATTTATCAGATAGAACAACATCTCAGGCAGCATCATTGGAAGAATTATCTGCTTCAACAGAAAGTTTATCAAACTCTTTAAGAAATACTTCTGTTAATACGGAACATGCTAAGAATATGAGTTTGGAAGTAGCTAATTCTACATTAACCGGAGTAGAAGCTGTTAATGTTATATCTAATAATATGGCTGAAATATCAGA is a genomic window containing:
- a CDS encoding methyl-accepting chemotaxis protein, with product MSKNKKIHLMIKFILPFAIFLTIMYFIILFVYRNIYINSFFNNKTFKAMSIHDLIESKLNNVNEVIDVLDSYLKIDDLPYEYFGDAITNISQLSDDYMNIYFGDTVPYPTGGIFINSLEPFPTDYDQTSRGWYKSAVANNKKIYITDPYVDFATKKICITFAKAIYTNNTQLKGVVAIDFGKMDDIVQNTIYEENVNLVTKNGMFINNTDKNKVLSENYKIFNDINFPNIQQYIIDGKNYTNTYKDNWYMVQKLETVPWSIVLSGNLSQVQNQIKALMFILLLVLLIIILLESILVVIIVNPITASLDQAIANIKLMNDGYFNSTFNEKMLSKKDQTAELYKNIKSMQDNIGRIVYNLKENINNINSSIDTIQYGSKNLSDRTTSQAASLEELSASTESLSNSLRNTSVNTEHAKNMSLEVANSTLTGVEAVNVISNNMAEISESSKQISDITKLIQSIAFQTNILALNASVEAARAGEQGRGFAVVASEVRSLAQTVNEAANNITKIVNDTVAKIEHGNESVAHSTDILQKISSSAKEVVDVLTEISTTAINEQNSIMQINQTIISLNSITQENSSIAEDSANSSNEVKNMTEYIVNDINYFKFSER